The following nucleotide sequence is from Candidatus Aminicenantes bacterium.
TCTCCAGATTGCCGAGGCTGGCTTCCCGCGTTCCGGCCAGCAGGCGGCGGACCGGTTCGACGATCCGCGTCCCGACCCCGCGGGCTATCAGCGGGACCAGGCCGAGAAGGAAGACGGCCATGAAGACCAGGAATTCGATCAGCTCCTGGGAGGCGCTGGCGATGTCGCGCCGCTCGAACGGGAACGGCAGGGCGATGGTCAGCCGGCGGCCGGCCGCTTCGTAAGGGACGGTCAGGGTGCGCAGCGAGAAGGCGCCGATCCGGGTCTCGTTGGCGATGGTCGGGTTGTTCTCGTAGCGGAGCCGAAAATAGACTTCGCCGTCGAGGATCTCCGGCAGCAGGCCGGCGTCGAAGAACTCTCGGCGGCTGGAGGCGATCAATCGCCCGTCGCGGTACAAGTTGACGTCGTTGCCGATGGTGTTCGAGATCCAGAGGACGAGATCCTCCGGCGGCAGGTCGGGGTTGATCCCCTCGGCGGGGTCGAGGAAGAGGAAGTCGTCCATGACCCCGCGGGCCATGTCGGCGTGGATCTCGGCCTTCTCGACGAACTGCTGGGTGAAAAGGCGGTTGAAGAAGGAGCGGGAGAAGGCGGCGAAGACCAGGATCGGCACCAAGGCGACGATCAGGAAGGACAGGAAGACGCGGTCCGAGAACGACCAGAAGAAGCGGCGGCCCCGGCGTCGGGCCGAGATCCAGGCCGCAGCGAGCAAAGGCAGACCGAGCCCGAGCAGGCTCAAGGCGACGGTGCGGGCCAGGTTGACGACGTGGGAGCGCCAGGTCCGGCGGGGCAGATAGACGGCGTAGGACCGCTCGTCGGAACGGAAGGCGAAGAGATCGAAGGAGCGCCCTTTGTCGTCCAGCCGGGACCAGCGGCCCGGGCCGTCGAAGGCCGCCGCCGGGATGCCCGAGGCCAGCTTGAACGGGTTGAACAGGATCCGGCCGTCTTTGTCGAAGACGGCGAAACGGATGTCGAATCCGCTTAAAGAGGGAATGGTATTGACCCGCAGAAGCTCGAAGTAGGGATTGGCCGAGTAGAGGAAGGGGAGCATATCCGGGTCGAGCGAAAGGGACAGCAGGACCCGGCCGAGGACGGCACCGTTCTCGGTCCACTCCTTGGACGCGGTCAGGAACCGGCGCTCCCGCCCCATGAACGGAACCGCGACCGGGGCTATGGTCCAGTCCGGGCCGGAAACCTGATCAGCGGCGGGCCGGAAGATCTTGGGAACGTTGAGGGAAAAGCGGTTCAGGAGGATTCCCTCGGGACCGAGAATCTCCAGGCTCGAATACCAGTTGAAGCGGGCCGGCAGCGTCCGAGCCCAGATGTCTCTGGCCAGTGTGGACGAGGCCGGCGACGAACGCAGAAAACTGCGGATGGCCTTGTCGTTCCGGTCCAGCTCCGGAATCGATTCATTCAACAGAAAGCGGGCCCAGGGCTCGAGCGATTGGACGCTGTCCTTGACGAACCGACCGGCCAGAATCCGGCTTTTTTCGGCCGCACCGTCGGCCAGGCAACCGTAAAAGAAGACGACTTGGAGCAGGATCGCAAGGGCCCATAGCGCCTTTGGCCGGGGCCGGCGTCTTCCGCCTACGGCCGCCGCCAGCGCGGCCAAGGCCAAGCCCGCCACTAAGGTCCGCGGCCAAGGGCGGGCGCCCGCGGCGATCATCAAGAGGGGCGGAAGAAAGGCCGCCGGGATGGCCGCGGCTCGGGGCAGGCGCCTGGCCAGAGGGGCCAAGCCGGCGGCTTGCACAGCGATGACGGCTGCCCAGACCAGGATCAGGCCGTTGAAGAGAAGCAGGAAATCCGGCTGCAGCGGGAACTCGAGGGGGTTGAACGACGCATTGCGCAGGACATGCCCGGTTGCCGCGTCGAAGGCGGCGAACGCAGCCGAGCCGGCCGCGATGACGGTACTCCAGGCCAGCCAGGGCGGTGAGGCTCCGGCCATAGTCGAGGGCTTCGGCGATTCGGGCTGAACGAGCGCCCAGGCGGCCAGAAGCAGAATCGAAGCCAACCACAGCGATGTGGCGAACAGATCGGCCGGGGAGCGAGTCAGGCCCAGCGCGGAGCGAAAACCGGCGCCGGCGGGTGAGAAAACAAAGGCTTCCTGGAGCAGGGACATCCGCCCGAGGGGAAGCAGGACCCCTCGCATCGCCGTGAGCGCGAAGGCGGCCGCCAAGGCCCGCCGCCATCCGATCCGGCTCCGGAAAATATCCCGGCCGATCGCTTCCAGGAGGATCAGAAGAAGGGCCAGGAAGGCGGCCAAAATCGCCGCCAGACGCAAGGCCTCGACGCGACCCGCCACGACGGCCGAGAGGGCCTGGGAGCGGATGTTTACGGTAGCGACGATGCGACCGACCGGATCACGCAGGGGAAAGAACAGCGATTGGATGCGCCCCTCCAAGCCCGGTCGGCCGATGAACTCGTCGCTGCCGCGGCGGAACAAGTCGTCATAGCGGGTCACGTCTTCGCGGAAGTCGATGTACTCGAGCCGCCCGTTGGAGCGCAGTCGGGCCGGAAGGAACTGATACTCGGCCAGGTAACGGGATTTGAACTGGGGCGTGAACGCCAGAAGGCGAAAGAGGACTGCATAGCCGCGCTCGGCCCGCCGGGCCAGCACCAAAAAAGATGAGCTCTTGGATCGGACCAGCCGGATGAATGGGCCTCCAGGCTTGACCGCCGCGGTCTCGGAGAGGATGGCTCGAAAGTCCAGGACTTGCCCGCGCCATAGATCCAGTTCGCCGTCCGGGCCGGCCAGGGCGGCCCCTTCGACCTGGGGATCGAGCTCGATTTGCCGCAAGAGATCGAAGCGGGCCGCCGGCTCCTCCGGCCAGCTTTTTTCGGCCAATCCGGTCAGCCGGGCTTGTTGGGCCTCGAGCAGGGAAGCGAACTCCGCTTTGATTTGGACGGCCGTGCGCCGCAGGCGGTCGAGCGTCCGCGGCGTCGGCCCGCCGGGCGAGAGCGGTTCGAGCAGGGAGGAGGCGCTGGCCAACAGGATAGCCGCCGCCGCCAGGACGACCGCCGCCCGGCGTCTGGGATTGGCGATCCAGGCGGGGCGGCTTCTCACACTTGCTCCGCCCGGATCTCGACGATGGCCCAGAGCGGTTTCTTCCGGCCCGGCCGCGTTTCGGGCTTGAGGCGGATGAAGACCTGGAGCGGCTTCTGGTCGCCCGTGGACCGCCGGCTGAACGACCAGCGGACTTTTAGGATGAACCCGCCGCGATCGAACGAAGGCGGCCTGCCGGGCTCGGGATAGAACTCCAGGGTGGGGTTGCCGCGGAAGATGCGCTCGAAGACCAAGGCCGCCTGTTCGCGGGTCACGAGATCGGAGAACGACAGCGGCGCCGGCAACGAGATCAAGAGCGGAGATTCGCTCGAAAAAAGCGAGGCTAGACGCCGAGCGTCATTTTCGAGGAAAGCCTGTTCGATCGTCCGCGGAACAGTCGAGTAGACCGTTAGGAAGAGCGACAGCAGGCCAAGGCCAAGGGACGACACACGCCGCCCGGAGGCTCAGGCCTTTTCTTCGGGCTTTTCGTCCTTGGCTTCCTCTTCCAGCTTCTTGGTCCGGGCCGCATCCTTGATGCTGCTGACGCCGGCGATAAGGGCGATCAGCCCGCCGAACACGAGGACCGGGGGAATGCAGCCCTTGACCAACCAGAAGAACGGGGCCCGCCAGACGAACAGCACGAGTAGGACGCCGCCGACGATCGCGGCCAAACCGCCGATGATGGCTAGGAATTTGCCCATGAGGACCTCCCTCCCAAGAATATTTTAGATTCGGCCGGGATTATACCGGAAAGAAATTCGGCGCGCAAGGCGGGTCGACCGGCGCCGCGCCTTGCGGATCGGGAAACCGATCGGATAGAATACGGCCCGACGCCGGGCTCGACCCGGCGCCGGATCGAAAGAGGCCAAGGAGACGCCATGGAGCCGCTGCTGCTCATTCCCGGCCCGAGCCCCGTCGTGCCCCGCATTCTGGAAGCCTTGGCCCGGCCGACGGTTTCCCATGTCGGCGGCGACATGGTCGCGGATACCCGGCTGGCTCTCGATAACCTGAAGAAGATCGTCTTTGGCGCCGAGGCCCAGCCTTTCATCGTAGCCGGAGCCGGAACCCTGGCCATGGAGATCGCGCTGCTCAACCTGGCCCGTCCGGACGAACGGATTCTGGTTTTGTCACAGGGCTATTTCGGCGACCGGATGGGGGAGATCTGCCGAAGCTTCGGCCTCCCTTACGATCTCGTCCAAAGCCCGTGGGGCAGCGTGATCCCGGCGGAGGAGTTGAGCCGGCGATTGGCGGCCCGGGTCTACGGGCTGGTCGTCGCGACTCACGTCGACACCGGCTCGGGCGGCTGCGTTCCGGCCCGGGATTACGCGGCGGCGGCCCGGGCGGCAGGCGTCTTGTTTATCCTCGACGGGGTTTGTGCCACCGGCGGGATCGAGGAACGGATGGATGACTGGGGCATCGACGTCGTCCTGACCGCGGCCCAAAAGTGCTTCGGGGCGCCGCCCGGCCTGGCGATCGACGTGTTCTCCAAGGCCGCGATGGCCCGTCGCGAGTCCCTGGGCGAAATCCGGGCTTATTATGCGGACATCCTTCGCTGGCTTCCGGTCATGAAGGATCCGGGCCGATATTTCTCCACCCCATGCGTCAACGAGCATCGGGCTTTCGCCGAGGCGACCCGGATCATACTGGAGGAAGGGATGGAGGCGCGCTTCCGCCGTCAGGCCAAGCTCGGGCGGGCGGTGCGGGCCGGGTTGGCTGCGTTGGGCTTCGAGATTTTCACCGGGCCCGATTGCCGGGCGGATACGCTGTCGGTCGTCCGCTATCCGGACGGACTGGATGACGCCGCTTTCCGGACGCTTTTGGCCCGGCAGGGCGTTCAAGTGGCCGGCGGCCTGGCGGCGACGGCCGGGCGGGTTTTCCGGATGGGCCATATGGGAAACCTCGCCCCGGCCCAAGTCGAATTCGCCTTCGAAGCCTTGGAGGCGACGCTGACGGGGCTCGGGCGCCGATCGGAGACGGGCGGATCGCTGGCCGCGGTCCGATCCGTCCTGGCCGGCCCGGAGAGGGGAGTCGAGGGATGAAAAGCCGCGTCTACTTCGTGCCGGCCCGGCGGGAGGACGGCCCCGAATCTCTTTCGGCCAAGGCTCGGACCGTTCTGCGAGCTACGGGTTTCCCGGAGGCCTTGGAGGCCTCGGACTTCACGGCCTTGAAGATCCATTTCGGCGAGAAAGGCAACACCGGGCATATCAAGCCGGCTTGGCTCAAGGGCGTGGCCGACGAGATCGGAGCCAAGGCGCCCCGTCTCTTCCTGACCGACACCAACACGCTCTATGTCGGGTCGCGGTCCAACTCGATCGAGCACATCCGGCTGGCTTGGGATCACGGGTTCCGCCCCGAAGTCCTCGATGTCCCGGTGATCATCGCCGACGGCCTGATCGGCCACGACTCGCGGGAGGAGAAGGGCTCGGCCGGCCGGGTCGCTTCGGGCAAGCTGGCCTCGGCCATACTTGGCGCCGACGCCATGCTTGCCCTTAGCCATGTCACAGGCCACGTCCAAACCGGCATCGGTGCCGCCATCAAGAACCTGGGCATGGGCTGCGCCTCCCGGGCCGGCAAGCTCGACCAGCACGCCGTGGCCCATCCGCGCGTCCTGGCCAAGGCCTGCCGAGATTGCGGCTTGTGTTACGATCATTGTGCGGCTTCCGCCATCGTCCGGACGACGGAGGGCCGGGCCCGCATCGACGACGCTTTGTGCGTCGGCTGCGGCGAGTGCCTCGTCGTTTGCAAGCACGGCGCCGTCAAGCCCCGCTGGGACGAGGATGTCCGCCGGGTGCAGGAGAAGGTGGCCGAATACGCCCTGCTCGTACGGCGCCATTTCGGGCCCAAGCTGGCCTGCCT
It contains:
- a CDS encoding HAMP domain-containing sensor histidine kinase yields the protein MRSRPAWIANPRRRAAVVLAAAAILLASASSLLEPLSPGGPTPRTLDRLRRTAVQIKAEFASLLEAQQARLTGLAEKSWPEEPAARFDLLRQIELDPQVEGAALAGPDGELDLWRGQVLDFRAILSETAAVKPGGPFIRLVRSKSSSFLVLARRAERGYAVLFRLLAFTPQFKSRYLAEYQFLPARLRSNGRLEYIDFREDVTRYDDLFRRGSDEFIGRPGLEGRIQSLFFPLRDPVGRIVATVNIRSQALSAVVAGRVEALRLAAILAAFLALLLILLEAIGRDIFRSRIGWRRALAAAFALTAMRGVLLPLGRMSLLQEAFVFSPAGAGFRSALGLTRSPADLFATSLWLASILLLAAWALVQPESPKPSTMAGASPPWLAWSTVIAAGSAAFAAFDAATGHVLRNASFNPLEFPLQPDFLLLFNGLILVWAAVIAVQAAGLAPLARRLPRAAAIPAAFLPPLLMIAAGARPWPRTLVAGLALAALAAAVGGRRRPRPKALWALAILLQVVFFYGCLADGAAEKSRILAGRFVKDSVQSLEPWARFLLNESIPELDRNDKAIRSFLRSSPASSTLARDIWARTLPARFNWYSSLEILGPEGILLNRFSLNVPKIFRPAADQVSGPDWTIAPVAVPFMGRERRFLTASKEWTENGAVLGRVLLSLSLDPDMLPFLYSANPYFELLRVNTIPSLSGFDIRFAVFDKDGRILFNPFKLASGIPAAAFDGPGRWSRLDDKGRSFDLFAFRSDERSYAVYLPRRTWRSHVVNLARTVALSLLGLGLPLLAAAWISARRRGRRFFWSFSDRVFLSFLIVALVPILVFAAFSRSFFNRLFTQQFVEKAEIHADMARGVMDDFLFLDPAEGINPDLPPEDLVLWISNTIGNDVNLYRDGRLIASSRREFFDAGLLPEILDGEVYFRLRYENNPTIANETRIGAFSLRTLTVPYEAAGRRLTIALPFPFERRDIASASQELIEFLVFMAVFLLGLVPLIARGVGTRIVEPVRRLLAGTREASLGNLEIAIDYEGRDEMKTLVDGFNAMIRSLKQHQQELADLGKKAAWAEMARKVAHEIKNPLTPIQLSAEHILRVFEDHREDIGPALKESISYIVGEVENLRRIAQEFLEVSREPVTRKDRVRVDDLVRETVEPYRRLLAERIVISEAYAGGEAMIRGDRDKLKIALRNLLTNAIESIRGRGEIRVRVETSGQTVRVELEDTGAGMEAEVLERIFEPYFSTKDVGTGLGLPITKKIVEDHGGTIHLESLPGRGTKVRLGLPEAGN
- a CDS encoding alanine--glyoxylate aminotransferase family protein, with translation MEPLLLIPGPSPVVPRILEALARPTVSHVGGDMVADTRLALDNLKKIVFGAEAQPFIVAGAGTLAMEIALLNLARPDERILVLSQGYFGDRMGEICRSFGLPYDLVQSPWGSVIPAEELSRRLAARVYGLVVATHVDTGSGGCVPARDYAAAARAAGVLFILDGVCATGGIEERMDDWGIDVVLTAAQKCFGAPPGLAIDVFSKAAMARRESLGEIRAYYADILRWLPVMKDPGRYFSTPCVNEHRAFAEATRIILEEGMEARFRRQAKLGRAVRAGLAALGFEIFTGPDCRADTLSVVRYPDGLDDAAFRTLLARQGVQVAGGLAATAGRVFRMGHMGNLAPAQVEFAFEALEATLTGLGRRSETGGSLAAVRSVLAGPERGVEG
- a CDS encoding DUF362 domain-containing protein, which translates into the protein MKSRVYFVPARREDGPESLSAKARTVLRATGFPEALEASDFTALKIHFGEKGNTGHIKPAWLKGVADEIGAKAPRLFLTDTNTLYVGSRSNSIEHIRLAWDHGFRPEVLDVPVIIADGLIGHDSREEKGSAGRVASGKLASAILGADAMLALSHVTGHVQTGIGAAIKNLGMGCASRAGKLDQHAVAHPRVLAKACRDCGLCYDHCAASAIVRTTEGRARIDDALCVGCGECLVVCKHGAVKPRWDEDVRRVQEKVAEYALLVRRHFGPKLACLNYLLQVTKDCDCMAKNQSGIVEDIGICASLDPVAIDRASADLVLKRTPGRDPFRQGYDVDWSFQMSHGQSIGLGSTDYDLIERT